A genomic window from Gemmatimonadaceae bacterium includes:
- a CDS encoding ImmA/IrrE family metallo-endopeptidase, protein MLQRYMPSPESLLASRIRTARESANLTQADLAEELGIPRSAIVQIEAGNRKVSSLELERIARLVGRDLRDFLQPTFDEDEALSVLFRATAPLGSGVPPQVRDCLAIARERRNLERLAGIERTRRGVANYDLGQPGTRWDAISQGDRIAEEERQRLGLGRVPVPDIAQLIESQGVPTALVELDDDISGFTLIGNAILPLVAVNRAHHANRQRFSFAHEYAHILLDHDTPGQVSRHSERDNLREMRANAFAGAFLLPEEGVRESVAELGKGQPSRLSAAIFDGSDASDALVAESRSEPGSQDIQLYDVMQLAERFGVSPLAMIFRLKHLRLISEPEMQRLRQEDEERRIEDLRILLKLEDQGEQPANAPPPPNPRFVGLALEVYRREKITRPKLVELLGMAGVREQDIDRVIATAGVEDDAPHGV, encoded by the coding sequence ATGCTGCAACGATATATGCCCTCCCCAGAATCCCTGCTCGCCTCCCGCATCCGCACCGCCCGCGAATCCGCCAACCTCACCCAGGCGGACCTCGCGGAGGAGCTCGGCATCCCCCGCTCCGCCATTGTCCAGATCGAAGCCGGCAACCGCAAGGTCTCCAGCCTCGAACTCGAACGCATCGCCCGCCTCGTCGGCCGCGACCTGCGCGATTTCCTCCAGCCCACCTTCGACGAGGACGAAGCCCTCAGCGTACTCTTCCGCGCGACCGCACCCTTGGGCAGCGGCGTGCCGCCGCAGGTTCGCGATTGCCTGGCAATCGCCCGAGAACGCCGGAACCTCGAGCGGCTGGCAGGAATCGAACGGACGCGGCGCGGCGTGGCAAACTACGACTTAGGGCAACCGGGCACCCGCTGGGACGCAATCAGCCAAGGCGACCGCATCGCGGAGGAAGAGCGCCAACGGCTCGGCCTAGGTCGCGTACCGGTGCCCGACATCGCGCAGTTGATCGAATCGCAGGGCGTGCCCACGGCGCTGGTCGAACTCGACGATGACATTTCGGGCTTCACGCTGATCGGAAATGCCATCCTCCCGCTCGTCGCCGTCAACCGAGCACATCACGCCAACCGCCAGCGATTCTCCTTCGCCCACGAGTACGCGCACATCCTGCTCGACCACGACACGCCCGGACAGGTCAGCCGACACTCCGAACGCGACAACCTGCGCGAGATGCGCGCGAACGCCTTCGCGGGTGCGTTCTTGTTACCGGAAGAAGGCGTGCGCGAATCGGTCGCCGAGCTCGGCAAGGGCCAGCCCTCCCGCCTCTCGGCGGCGATCTTCGACGGCTCCGATGCATCGGACGCGCTGGTCGCGGAGAGTCGCTCCGAACCCGGCTCGCAAGACATCCAGCTCTACGACGTGATGCAGCTCGCCGAGCGCTTCGGCGTGAGCCCGCTCGCGATGATCTTCCGGCTGAAGCACCTGCGCCTGATCTCCGAACCGGAGATGCAGCGCCTGCGGCAGGAGGACGAGGAACGCCGCATCGAGGACCTACGCATCCTGCTCAAGCTGGAGGATCAGGGAGAGCAACCCGCCAATGCCCCGCCCCCGCCGAACCCACGCTTCGTCGGCCTCGCGCTTGAGGTGTATCGCCGCGAGAAAATCACCCGCCCAAAGCTCGTCGAGTTGCTGGG
- the cas3u gene encoding type I-U CRISPR-associated helicase/endonuclease Cas3 codes for MTFVASCSYLVCDFFREHLQDVAQVTVDGCIHVGFSDRTQMNSGVGLSTFDEDFRLLTGNQPFPWQRALYTRFVSGDFPKACDLPTGLGKTSVIALWLLALVKTPKLPRRLVYVVNRRTVVDQATAEAERIREQLVAAGAQHLRDALSALAAVNTEYPLAISTLRGEFADNAEWRRDPSRPAVIVGTVDMVGSRLLFSGYGCGFRSKPLHAGFLGQDALLVHDEAHLEPAFQSLLTAIANEQQRGRDPRPIKVLALSATSRTESDFTLDEADLRNAVVNQRIHAKKGLQLHSIDDRKDLPDTVAAKAGSLEGKVIVFLSSVEHVEKCARALRKAKRNVATLTGTMRGAERDELVKHPVFARFLPRLDASVQLQEGTVFLVATSAGEVGIDLSADHLVTDLPPFDALAQRLGRVNRYGEGDAEVHVFCEPLEAPPEVKADGEGDDEDEEKLGNRKDDYGRARYFTRALLEELPVRGDGHYDSSPAALRALSRDKRLNAATPQPDIHHVDALLFDRWSYTTISGPLPGRPPVAEYLRGKAEWEAPRTTVAWRREVAWLGAEHLNGDSLDDFLADYPLRSRETLSDATRRVVSHLEKLAVRDKDDSRLAWLVRYDRPAEIVKLGELVDRYDSKKNPTLDNATVVLAPEVGGLDGGLLDGAAEFDQATNYDLGSKTDERIVREREAASDPPEGMRLVRAVKRTTDDDDDVEWWHLYTASRRADDEGSRTSSKELLLDTHLQRTGKWAARIAQRLGLPEMQCMALAQAGRAHDLGKGRRVWQRSIQRFKEPPLAKGRMQPLLLAHFRHELGSLHDADFSSLSEDATDLAMHIVATHHGRARPHFPVIESYDPEVSDTDTAGLVREVPLRFDRLQRHYGRWGLAWLESILRAADVLGSEDDEVAE; via the coding sequence TTGACTTTTGTCGCATCGTGCAGCTATTTGGTGTGTGATTTCTTTCGCGAGCACCTCCAGGATGTTGCGCAGGTCACAGTCGATGGTTGCATTCACGTTGGGTTTTCCGACAGGACTCAAATGAACAGTGGCGTAGGGTTGTCCACTTTCGACGAAGACTTCAGGCTGCTCACAGGGAATCAGCCCTTCCCTTGGCAGCGCGCACTGTATACGCGCTTTGTCTCCGGTGACTTTCCGAAAGCTTGCGACCTGCCGACCGGTCTCGGGAAGACGAGCGTCATCGCACTGTGGCTGCTGGCGCTTGTAAAAACCCCCAAGCTGCCCCGCCGCCTCGTCTACGTTGTCAACCGGCGCACAGTGGTTGACCAGGCCACCGCCGAGGCCGAACGAATCCGGGAACAGCTCGTCGCGGCGGGTGCACAGCACCTGCGTGACGCACTTAGCGCACTGGCTGCCGTGAATACGGAGTATCCGCTCGCGATCAGCACGTTGCGTGGTGAATTCGCTGACAATGCGGAGTGGCGGCGCGATCCATCACGCCCCGCCGTCATTGTTGGCACCGTCGATATGGTGGGCAGTCGCCTGTTGTTTAGTGGTTACGGCTGTGGTTTCCGCAGCAAGCCATTGCACGCGGGTTTCCTCGGGCAAGATGCGCTGCTTGTGCACGACGAAGCGCATCTCGAACCCGCTTTCCAGTCGCTTCTCACTGCCATCGCCAACGAGCAACAGCGCGGCCGAGACCCCCGTCCGATCAAGGTGCTCGCGCTCTCGGCTACGAGTCGCACGGAGTCGGACTTCACGCTCGACGAGGCGGATCTCCGCAACGCAGTGGTGAATCAACGGATCCACGCAAAGAAAGGTCTGCAACTCCATTCTATCGACGATCGAAAGGATCTGCCGGATACTGTCGCCGCAAAGGCTGGGTCGCTCGAAGGAAAGGTCATAGTCTTTCTCTCGTCAGTGGAGCATGTCGAAAAGTGCGCGCGAGCCCTGCGAAAGGCGAAGAGAAACGTCGCCACGTTGACTGGCACTATGCGCGGCGCGGAGCGGGACGAACTCGTGAAGCATCCGGTGTTCGCACGTTTCCTTCCGCGACTTGATGCAAGCGTGCAGTTACAGGAAGGCACCGTGTTCCTCGTCGCGACGTCGGCGGGCGAGGTGGGCATCGACCTGTCGGCTGACCATCTCGTCACCGACCTCCCGCCGTTCGATGCACTCGCGCAGCGGCTGGGTCGTGTCAACCGCTACGGAGAAGGTGACGCCGAGGTGCACGTGTTCTGCGAGCCGTTGGAGGCGCCTCCGGAGGTGAAGGCCGACGGTGAAGGGGACGACGAAGACGAAGAGAAGCTCGGCAATCGTAAGGATGACTACGGGCGTGCACGGTACTTCACGAGGGCGCTCTTGGAAGAATTGCCTGTGCGCGGTGATGGGCACTATGACTCATCTCCCGCTGCGCTGCGCGCGCTCTCTCGTGACAAGCGTCTCAATGCCGCAACGCCCCAGCCCGACATCCACCACGTCGACGCACTGCTGTTCGACCGTTGGTCGTACACCACCATTTCTGGCCCGCTACCGGGCCGTCCTCCAGTCGCGGAGTACCTTCGCGGTAAAGCCGAATGGGAAGCGCCTCGTACCACTGTCGCGTGGCGCCGCGAGGTAGCGTGGCTCGGGGCTGAGCACCTCAATGGCGACTCACTCGACGACTTCCTCGCCGACTACCCGTTGCGGAGTCGCGAGACGTTGAGTGACGCCACCAGACGCGTGGTGAGTCATCTCGAGAAGTTGGCCGTGCGAGACAAGGACGATTCGCGTCTCGCTTGGCTCGTCCGCTATGACCGACCGGCCGAGATCGTGAAGCTCGGCGAGCTCGTTGATCGCTACGACTCAAAGAAGAACCCGACGCTCGACAACGCGACGGTCGTACTGGCGCCGGAGGTCGGTGGCCTCGACGGGGGATTGCTCGATGGCGCTGCGGAGTTCGACCAGGCCACCAACTACGATCTCGGCTCCAAGACTGACGAGCGCATCGTCCGTGAGCGGGAGGCCGCCAGCGACCCGCCAGAGGGTATGCGCCTGGTGCGCGCGGTCAAGCGCACGACCGACGATGATGACGACGTGGAGTGGTGGCATCTCTACACGGCATCACGGCGTGCTGACGATGAAGGCTCACGTACCAGCTCGAAGGAGTTGCTGCTCGACACCCACCTGCAGCGCACTGGGAAGTGGGCTGCGCGCATCGCCCAACGCCTTGGCCTGCCAGAAATGCAGTGTATGGCGCTGGCGCAGGCGGGACGCGCGCACGACCTCGGAAAAGGCCGCCGCGTGTGGCAACGTTCCATCCAACGCTTCAAAGAGCCGCCGCTCGCTAAGGGTCGTATGCAACCGTTGTTGCTCGCTCACTTTCGTCACGAACTGGGTTCGTTGCACGATGCTGATTTCAGCAGCCTGAGCGAAGACGCCACGGACCTCGCTATGCATATCGTCGCCACGCACCACGGTCGTGCGCGGCCACACTTCCCCGTTATCGAAAGCTACGATCCGGAGGTCAGCGACACGGATACGGCTGGACTAGTGCGCGAGGTGCCGTTGCGATTTGACCGGCTGCAACGCCACTACGGTCGCTGGGGGCTGGCGTGGCTCGAATCGATTCTGCGGGCCGCTGATGTGCTGGGTTCGGAAGACGACGAGGTGGCCGAATGA